Part of the Eshraghiella crossota genome is shown below.
GACTAATTTACTATGGAAGAATTAGTAGAATGTATTGTAAAGCGCAGGCTTACCATGAAAGCATACTTTGGAAGATGCCTTTCTGTGGCTCTCGGTATACTTATGGTTATCATTACTTATGTGGCAGCGCTTAAAGTTCCATACGGAATACCTGTTGTGCTTCTTTTTGACCTTGCAGCAGGATTTATTATCTACTTTGTATTTAGAAATACCAGCGTGGAATTTGAATATGATTATTTTGGTGGGGAACTTACGGTTGATAAGATTCTTAACAGGGCTAAGAGAAAGAGACTTAGAATATTTGATTTTGCCAAGCTTGATTACATTGCAAAGTATGGCTCAGAGAGAATGACAAGGCTTGAGGAACACGGCAATAGTGTATATTATAACTATTCCGCTCACGATATCAGGGAAGATTCATATGTGGCAGTATTTCACAATGATGAGAAAGCAACAGTATTTTTAGAGTTCTCACCTAACGAAGAACTGCTCGCAGTCCTTAAGAAATATTACCCAAGAAAAGTATATGAGGATTAATATTACTCATTGACTTTTAGAGTTTGTTTTGATACATTATAATGAAATTACACAGATGAAAGGCAGGAAATGATAAAATGGGTACAATTATTGGTGAAGGAATTACTTTTGATGATGTGCTTTTAGTACCATCATATTCAGAAGTTACACCTAATATGGTTGA
Proteins encoded:
- a CDS encoding DUF6106 family protein, with product MEELVECIVKRRLTMKAYFGRCLSVALGILMVIITYVAALKVPYGIPVVLLFDLAAGFIIYFVFRNTSVEFEYDYFGGELTVDKILNRAKRKRLRIFDFAKLDYIAKYGSERMTRLEEHGNSVYYNYSAHDIREDSYVAVFHNDEKATVFLEFSPNEELLAVLKKYYPRKVYED